A stretch of the Amycolatopsis sp. BJA-103 genome encodes the following:
- a CDS encoding ester cyclase: MISEDLRERRHKIIEEHMDTEVTQEFDRTLGTFNGHPHYEIMATGQIFDGDEEVMGYYRMTRTAFPDQRHENVRYHFADESVIVEFDLLGTNLGEFYGRPPTGKAFRVPIIAVFFFDGDRITNERVYFDAASLITQAGHAELLTLLASGDV; this comes from the coding sequence GTGATCAGCGAAGACCTGCGCGAGCGGCGCCACAAGATCATCGAAGAGCACATGGACACCGAGGTGACCCAGGAGTTCGACCGCACGCTGGGCACCTTCAACGGCCATCCGCACTACGAGATCATGGCGACCGGGCAGATCTTCGACGGCGACGAGGAGGTCATGGGGTACTACCGCATGACCCGCACGGCGTTCCCGGACCAGCGGCACGAGAACGTCCGTTACCACTTCGCCGACGAGTCGGTCATCGTCGAGTTCGACCTGCTCGGCACCAACCTCGGCGAGTTCTACGGCCGTCCGCCCACCGGCAAGGCGTTCCGCGTCCCGATCATCGCGGTGTTCTTCTTCGACGGGGACCGGATCACCAACGAGCGCGTCTACTTCGACGCCGCCAGCCTGATCACCCAGGCCGGGCACGCCGAACTGCTGACCTTGCTGGCGTCGGGTGACGTCTGA
- a CDS encoding alpha/beta fold hydrolase encodes MPRNRVAIVLLATTMAAPAAPAAPALASASPAPLEWKLCKDVAGGWEPADDQRTECAMVTVPVDYAKPDGRKIDIAVSRRKATDPARRRGVVLLNPGGPGQSGIHEPRWLTDSKAAGIGADHDLIGFDPRGVDYSADVACPSLPGDDAEPPSSLPDKEKARFVFERDAKVNQRCVAGDPEFVRNLTTENVARDMDRIREALGEAKIGFYGVSWGTALGAAYRTGFDSRVDRMLLDSVMAPTLDVGAMDDAMIAAGEITAREFAGWIARYDAVYHFGRTQPAVLDALLKLRDVHGETVTNYLAGPRRDWANSAKALAALRDGTAPAAGPAAERGAGFGWDAKPNGANTFQQTAILCNASEGPRDFETIWQRRLDRIRAYPAVASPGFWDGRCAGWPLPVQPWNFAGGTSPLQLVGHVYEPVTPIGWALAMRERIGGALLTVEDDHHGSLSSLPCASKAVEFFSTGTAGDGSCAGAPIPPPSGR; translated from the coding sequence ATGCCCCGCAACCGGGTCGCGATCGTGCTGCTCGCGACGACGATGGCCGCGCCGGCGGCGCCGGCGGCGCCGGCGCTCGCCTCGGCGTCACCCGCACCGCTGGAGTGGAAACTCTGCAAGGACGTGGCCGGAGGCTGGGAGCCCGCGGACGACCAGCGCACCGAATGCGCGATGGTGACCGTCCCGGTCGACTACGCGAAGCCGGACGGCCGGAAGATCGACATCGCGGTCTCGAGGCGGAAGGCGACCGATCCCGCCCGGCGGCGAGGTGTGGTCCTGCTGAATCCCGGCGGCCCCGGCCAGTCCGGGATCCACGAGCCGAGGTGGCTCACCGACAGCAAGGCGGCCGGGATCGGCGCCGACCACGACCTGATCGGGTTCGATCCGCGCGGTGTCGACTACAGCGCCGACGTCGCCTGCCCGTCGCTTCCCGGTGACGACGCCGAGCCGCCGTCCTCCTTGCCGGACAAGGAAAAAGCCAGGTTCGTCTTCGAACGGGACGCGAAGGTGAACCAGCGTTGTGTCGCGGGCGATCCCGAGTTCGTCCGCAACCTGACCACCGAGAACGTCGCGCGCGACATGGACCGGATCCGGGAAGCCCTGGGGGAGGCGAAGATCGGCTTCTACGGTGTCTCCTGGGGAACCGCGCTCGGTGCCGCCTACCGCACCGGATTCGACTCCCGGGTGGACCGGATGCTGCTGGACTCGGTCATGGCACCGACCCTCGACGTCGGCGCGATGGACGACGCGATGATCGCGGCGGGCGAGATCACGGCCCGGGAGTTCGCCGGCTGGATCGCCCGCTACGACGCCGTCTACCACTTCGGGCGCACCCAGCCCGCGGTGCTCGACGCGCTGCTGAAGCTCCGTGACGTGCACGGCGAGACCGTGACGAACTACCTCGCCGGTCCGCGCCGCGACTGGGCGAACTCCGCCAAGGCGCTCGCCGCCCTGCGTGACGGCACCGCGCCCGCGGCCGGACCCGCGGCCGAGCGCGGTGCCGGATTCGGCTGGGACGCGAAACCGAACGGCGCCAACACCTTCCAGCAGACGGCGATCCTCTGCAATGCCTCCGAAGGTCCTCGCGACTTCGAGACGATCTGGCAACGGCGGCTCGACCGGATCCGCGCGTACCCGGCCGTCGCCTCCCCCGGGTTCTGGGACGGCCGGTGCGCGGGCTGGCCGTTGCCGGTCCAGCCGTGGAATTTCGCCGGAGGAACGAGTCCGCTGCAACTCGTCGGGCACGTCTACGAACCGGTGACACCGATCGGCTGGGCACTGGCCATGCGCGAGCGGATCGGCGGAGCCCTGCTCACCGTCGAGGACGATCACCACGGTTCGCTGTCCTCGCTCCCCTGTGCGAGCAAGGCCGTCGAGTTCTTCTCCACCGGCACGGCGGGCGACGGGTCCTGCGCCGGAGCGCCGATCCCGCCGCCGTCCGGCCGTTGA
- a CDS encoding ZIP family metal transporter, with amino-acid sequence MGELLAAGGWGLLAGSALLLGAMVGFLVRIPGKAVASVMAFGSGVLISAVSFELIAEAHEKGGFLPTALGALGGSLIYTLANIALARRGARHRKRSGDQQTSEKDQAGSGTAIALGALLDGVPESMVIGTSLLGGGSVSVVTVAAVFISNVPEGLSSAAGMKRAGRSPRYVFTLWSGIAVISGVAALLGYGVLGGASGTVLAVITALAGGAILAMIADTMIPEAFDDAHLWTGLITVAGFLTAFGLSRIEG; translated from the coding sequence GTGGGGGAGCTGCTGGCGGCGGGCGGCTGGGGCCTGCTGGCCGGGTCGGCGTTGCTGCTCGGGGCGATGGTCGGTTTCCTGGTCCGGATCCCGGGCAAGGCCGTGGCGAGTGTGATGGCCTTCGGCAGCGGCGTGCTGATCTCCGCCGTCTCGTTCGAACTGATCGCCGAGGCGCACGAAAAGGGCGGCTTCCTGCCGACCGCGCTCGGTGCTCTGGGCGGTTCGCTGATCTACACCCTCGCCAACATCGCACTCGCCCGGCGGGGCGCCCGTCATCGCAAACGTTCGGGCGACCAGCAGACGTCCGAGAAGGACCAGGCGGGCTCCGGCACGGCCATCGCGCTCGGCGCCCTGCTGGACGGCGTCCCCGAATCGATGGTGATCGGCACCAGCCTGCTCGGTGGCGGGAGTGTCAGCGTCGTGACCGTGGCGGCCGTGTTCATCAGCAATGTCCCGGAAGGACTGTCCAGCGCCGCCGGGATGAAACGGGCTGGCCGGAGCCCGCGCTATGTCTTCACGCTCTGGAGCGGGATCGCCGTGATCAGCGGCGTGGCGGCACTGCTCGGCTACGGCGTTCTCGGCGGCGCGTCCGGCACCGTCCTGGCCGTGATCACCGCACTCGCGGGCGGCGCGATCCTCGCCATGATCGCCGACACGATGATCCCGGAGGCCTTCGACGACGCGCATCTGTGGACCGGGCTGATCACGGTCGCGGGCTTCCTCACCGCGTTCGGCCTTTCGCGCATCGAGGGCTGA
- the katG gene encoding catalase/peroxidase HPI, whose amino-acid sequence MSDSPDAVVGEMNEESAGGCPVSAGRRNHPTEGAGNRDWWPNQLNLKILRKHTAASDPMDAGFDYAAEFKTVDLDELAKDVDAVLTTSQDWWPADFGHYGGLMIRMAWHSAGTYRIEDGRGGAGAGMQRFAPLNSWPDNGNLDKARRLLWPVKKKYGRKISWADLMIFTGNRALETMGFKTFGFAGGRADVWEPDEDVYWGPERTWLGDERYTGDRELEGPLAAVQMGLIYVNPEGPNGNPDPLAAARDIRETFRRMAMNDEETVALIAGGHTFGKAHGAANPDEHVGAEPEGASIEEQGLGWKNSFGSGKGRDAITSGLETTWTSTPTQWSHGFFQNLFGYEWELTKSPAGAHQWQPKDGAGANTVPDPESGELTRPPTMLTTDLSLRVDPVYEQISRRFLDNPDQFADAFARAWYKLTHRDMGPIQRYLGPLVPQETLIWQDPVPAVDHELIDDADIASLKEKLLASGLSVSQLVSTAWASASTFRASDKRGGANGARIRLEPQRDWEVNDPQTLAQVLRTLEGVQEAFNGAQTGGKKVSLADLIVLGGVAAVEKAAKDGGHDVTVPFTPGRTDATQEQTDVESFAALEPTIDGFRNHRGKGHRLPTEYLLIDRANLLDLSAPELTVLVGGLRVLGANTQESKHGVLTEKPGSLTNDFFANLLDMGVQWTAASGDAETFEGRDLATGEVKWTGTRADLVFGSNSELRAVAEVYASDDAKEKFVRDFVAAWDKVMNLDRYDVA is encoded by the coding sequence CAAGACCGTCGACCTCGACGAACTCGCCAAGGACGTCGACGCCGTCCTCACCACTTCGCAGGACTGGTGGCCCGCGGACTTCGGCCACTACGGCGGCCTCATGATCCGCATGGCGTGGCACAGCGCGGGCACGTACCGCATCGAGGACGGCCGCGGTGGCGCGGGCGCGGGCATGCAGCGCTTCGCCCCGCTCAACAGCTGGCCGGACAACGGCAACCTGGACAAGGCCCGCCGTCTGCTGTGGCCGGTCAAGAAGAAGTACGGCCGCAAGATCTCGTGGGCCGACCTGATGATCTTCACCGGCAACCGCGCCCTGGAGACCATGGGCTTCAAGACCTTCGGCTTCGCCGGTGGCCGCGCCGACGTCTGGGAGCCGGACGAGGACGTGTACTGGGGTCCCGAGCGCACGTGGCTCGGCGACGAGCGTTACACCGGTGACCGCGAGCTCGAGGGCCCGCTGGCCGCCGTGCAGATGGGTCTCATCTACGTGAACCCGGAAGGCCCGAACGGCAACCCGGACCCGCTGGCCGCGGCCCGCGACATCCGCGAGACCTTCCGTCGCATGGCGATGAACGACGAGGAGACCGTCGCGCTGATCGCGGGCGGCCACACCTTCGGCAAGGCGCACGGCGCGGCGAACCCCGACGAGCACGTCGGTGCCGAGCCCGAGGGCGCTTCGATCGAGGAGCAGGGCCTCGGCTGGAAGAACTCCTTCGGCAGCGGCAAGGGCCGCGACGCCATCACCAGTGGTCTCGAAACCACCTGGACCTCCACGCCGACCCAGTGGAGCCACGGCTTCTTCCAGAACCTCTTCGGCTACGAGTGGGAGCTGACCAAGAGCCCCGCCGGTGCCCACCAGTGGCAGCCGAAGGACGGCGCCGGCGCGAACACCGTGCCCGACCCCGAGTCCGGCGAGCTCACGCGCCCGCCGACGATGCTCACCACCGACCTGTCGCTGCGGGTCGACCCGGTCTACGAGCAGATCTCGCGTCGTTTCCTGGACAACCCGGACCAGTTCGCGGACGCCTTCGCCCGCGCCTGGTACAAGCTGACCCACCGCGACATGGGCCCGATCCAGCGCTACCTCGGCCCGCTGGTGCCGCAGGAGACGCTGATCTGGCAGGACCCGGTGCCCGCCGTCGACCACGAACTGATCGACGACGCGGACATCGCCTCCCTCAAGGAGAAGCTGCTCGCTTCGGGCCTGTCGGTCTCACAGCTGGTCTCCACCGCGTGGGCGTCGGCTTCGACCTTCCGCGCGAGCGACAAGCGCGGTGGCGCCAACGGTGCCCGCATCCGCCTCGAGCCGCAGCGCGACTGGGAGGTCAACGACCCGCAGACGCTGGCCCAGGTGCTGCGGACGCTGGAAGGCGTCCAGGAGGCGTTCAACGGCGCCCAGACCGGCGGCAAGAAGGTCTCGCTGGCCGACCTGATCGTGCTCGGCGGCGTCGCGGCCGTCGAGAAGGCCGCCAAGGACGGCGGTCACGACGTCACGGTGCCGTTCACCCCCGGCCGCACCGACGCGACGCAGGAGCAGACCGACGTCGAGTCGTTCGCCGCGCTGGAGCCGACCATCGACGGCTTCCGCAACCACCGCGGCAAGGGCCACCGTCTCCCGACGGAGTACCTGCTCATCGACCGCGCGAACCTGCTGGACCTGAGCGCGCCCGAGCTGACCGTCCTCGTCGGCGGCCTGCGTGTGCTCGGCGCCAACACCCAGGAGTCGAAGCACGGCGTGCTCACGGAGAAGCCGGGGTCGCTGACCAACGACTTCTTCGCGAACCTGCTCGACATGGGCGTTCAGTGGACCGCCGCGTCCGGTGACGCGGAGACCTTCGAAGGCCGCGACCTCGCGACCGGCGAGGTCAAGTGGACCGGTACCCGTGCCGACCTCGTGTTCGGTTCGAACTCCGAGCTTCGCGCGGTGGCGGAGGTCTACGCCAGCGACGACGCCAAGGAGAAGTTCGTCCGCGACTTCGTGGCGGCGTGGGACAAGGTCATGAACCTCGACCGGTACGACGTGGCATGA